GCGATGGTGTGGCCGATCATCTCGGGCACGACCGTGCTGCGGCGGCTCCACGTCTTGATGACGCGCTTGTCGCGGCGCTCGTTCTGGGCGTCCACCTTCTTCAGGAGGTGATCGTCCACGAACGGCCCTTTCTTGAGGCTGCGGGGCATAGGCTCAGCCCTCCTTACTTCCCGCCGCGGCGGGTGACGATGAAGCGGTCGCTGTTCTTGCGCTTCTTGCGGGTTTTCAGGCCCTTGGCGAGCTGACCCCAGGGGCTGACCGGCTGGCGGCCCGCGCCCGTGCGGCCCTCACCACCGCCGTGCGGGTGATCGACGGGGTTCATCGCGCTGCCGCGCTGGTGGGGCTTGTGGCCGAGCCAGCGGCTGCGGCCCGCCTTGCCGAGGACGATGTTCTTGTGCTCGGCGTTGCCCACGGCCCCGATGGTCGCGTAACACTCGCTGTGAACGCGGCGGATTTCGCCGCTGGGCAGACGCAGGAGCACGTAGGTGCTCTCCTTGCCCTGCACCTGAATCGAGGTGCCGGCGGAGCGGGCGAGCTGAGCGCCCTTGCCGGGCACGAGTTCGACCGAGTGGACCACCGCGCCGACCGGCACGAAGCGGAGCGGCAGCGCGTTGCCGAGGCGGGGTTCGGCCTCGGGACCCGCGTTCACGCTCATCCCGACGGTCAGGCCCTCGGGCGCGAGGATGTACCGCTTCTCGCCGTCCACGTAGTGCAGCAGGGCGATGCGGGCCGAGCGGTTGGGATCGTACTCCACGGCGGCAACCCGCGCGGACACGCCCGCCTTGTCGCGGCGCTTGAAGTCGATGATGCGGTACAGCCGCTTGTGCCCGCCGCCGATGAAGCGGCTGGTGATACGACCGTGGTTGTTGCGCCCGCCGGTCTTGGGGAGAGCTTCGGTGAGCGCCTTTTCGGGGCGCTTCTTCGTGAGGCCCGAGAAGTCCGCCGTCGTCATCTGACGGCGCGACGGGGTATACGGGCGGTATTTCTTGACGGCCATGTTCCAAGTCTCCTTAGGCCAGGGCCTCGAGGGCCTCGATCTTCTGGCCGTCCGCGAGGCGCACGATGGCCTTTTTGCGGTCGGGGCGGTGGCCGGTGAACTTGCCCACCCGCTTGCGCTTGCCCGCCACGTTCATGGTGCTGATGCCGACCACCCGCACGCCGAACGCCTGCTGCACGGCGGCCTTGATCTCGCTCTTCGTGGACTTGGGGTCCACCCAGAACGAGTACGCACCGCGCTCCATGCCCGCATACGCCTTCTCGCTGATGACGGGCTGCTTGATGATGTCGTAGAAACTGCTCACTGCGCGGCCCCCTCTGTCTCCTGGGCAGGCTCACCCTGGGCGGGTTCCAGCGCCACCGCGTCGATCACGAGGCGCTCGTGGCGCAGGATGTCGTACACGTTCAGACCCGCGACCGGAAGCACGGTCGCCCACGCGACGTTGCGCGCGGCCTGACGGGTCGCCGCGTCGTCGGTGACGATCAGGACGCGCTCGCCGCCGTCCATGCCGTTTGCGGCGGCCCACTGCACGAAGCCCTTCGTCTTGCCGTCGAGGCCGAAGCCGTCCACCGCGAGGAGCTTGCCGCTCTGCTGGCGGTCGGCGAGCGCCATCGCCAGCCCGAGCTGACGCACCTTGCGGGGCAGGGTGTAGGCGTAGGACCGGGGCTTGGGGCCGAACGCGACGCCGCCGCCCACGAAGGTCGGAACCGAGCGGTCGCCGTGGCGGGCGTTGCCGGTGCCCTTTTGCGAGTACATCTTCTTGCCGGTCTTGCTGACCTGCGCGCGGGTCTTGGTGCTCGCGGTGCCGCGCCGACGCCGGGCGAGCTGCCAGGTCACCACGTCATGCAGCACGTGCGGATTCACTTCGGGGAGGTCCAGCTCGATGGAGCGGCCCCCGCCCAGCCCGATGACGTTGATCTGCGCCATCTTACCTGCCTCCCTTGACGGCCTGACGCAGGATCACGAGTCCGCCGTTCGCGCCGGGGACGGCCCCCTTGACGAGAATCAGGTTCTCGCCCGCGCGCACCTCCACCACCTCGAGGTTCTGCACGGTGACGCGCTCCATGCCCATGTGTCCGGCCATCCGCTTGCCCTTGTACACCCGGCCCGGCGTCTTGCGCTGGCCGATGGAGCCGGGGCGGCGGTGCCACTTCTTCGAGCCGTGGCTCGCCGGACCACCCTTGAAGTTCCAGCGCTTCATGACGCCCTGGAAGCCCTTGCCCTTGCTCGTGCCGGTCGCGTCGATCTTCTCGCCCTCGGCGAAGATGTCCACGTTCACGGTGTCGCCCTCCGGGGCGAAATCACGGAACTCCCGCAGGAAGCGCACGGGGCTAACGCTCGCCTTCTTGAAGTGCCCCATCTGGGGCCGGTTCACGCGCTTCTCGCTCTTGGGAGAAAACCCGATCTGCACGGCCTCGTAGCCGTCCGTCCCCTTGCTCTTGCGCTGCACGACGGGGCAGGGACCCGCCAGCACGACCGTCACCGGAACGGCGCGGTCGCCCTTCCAGATCTGGGTCATGCCGATCTTGGTACCGAGAATGCCCTTGCTCATGCCCGGCCCCCGACGGTCTTGATCTCGATGTCCACGCCCGTGGGCAGGTCGAGGGTCATCAGGCTGTCAATCGTCTTCTTGGTGGGGTTCATGATGTCCACCAGACGGTTGTGGGTGCGAATCTCGAAGTGCTCGCGCGAGTCCTTGTACTTGAAGGG
This window of the Deinococcus sp. YIM 134068 genome carries:
- the rplC gene encoding 50S ribosomal protein L3 gives rise to the protein MSKGILGTKIGMTQIWKGDRAVPVTVVLAGPCPVVQRKSKGTDGYEAVQIGFSPKSEKRVNRPQMGHFKKASVSPVRFLREFRDFAPEGDTVNVDIFAEGEKIDATGTSKGKGFQGVMKRWNFKGGPASHGSKKWHRRPGSIGQRKTPGRVYKGKRMAGHMGMERVTVQNLEVVEVRAGENLILVKGAVPGANGGLVILRQAVKGGR
- a CDS encoding 50S ribosomal protein L23, encoding MSSFYDIIKQPVISEKAYAGMERGAYSFWVDPKSTKSEIKAAVQQAFGVRVVGISTMNVAGKRKRVGKFTGHRPDRKKAIVRLADGQKIEALEALA
- the rpsS gene encoding 30S ribosomal protein S19 — its product is MPRSLKKGPFVDDHLLKKVDAQNERRDKRVIKTWSRRSTVVPEMIGHTIAVHNGKQHIPVFVNEQMIGHKLGEFSPTRTYRGHGSEKSAKGSKKK
- the rplB gene encoding 50S ribosomal protein L2 — translated: MAVKKYRPYTPSRRQMTTADFSGLTKKRPEKALTEALPKTGGRNNHGRITSRFIGGGHKRLYRIIDFKRRDKAGVSARVAAVEYDPNRSARIALLHYVDGEKRYILAPEGLTVGMSVNAGPEAEPRLGNALPLRFVPVGAVVHSVELVPGKGAQLARSAGTSIQVQGKESTYVLLRLPSGEIRRVHSECYATIGAVGNAEHKNIVLGKAGRSRWLGHKPHQRGSAMNPVDHPHGGGEGRTGAGRQPVSPWGQLAKGLKTRKKRKNSDRFIVTRRGGK
- the rplD gene encoding 50S ribosomal protein L4; translated protein: MAQINVIGLGGGRSIELDLPEVNPHVLHDVVTWQLARRRRGTASTKTRAQVSKTGKKMYSQKGTGNARHGDRSVPTFVGGGVAFGPKPRSYAYTLPRKVRQLGLAMALADRQQSGKLLAVDGFGLDGKTKGFVQWAAANGMDGGERVLIVTDDAATRQAARNVAWATVLPVAGLNVYDILRHERLVIDAVALEPAQGEPAQETEGAAQ
- the rpsJ gene encoding 30S ribosomal protein S10; this encodes MVAPKIRIKLRGFDHKALDQSASKIVETVRRTGADVSGPVPLPTRIRRFTVLRSPFKYKDSREHFEIRTHNRLVDIMNPTKKTIDSLMTLDLPTGVDIEIKTVGGRA